A part of Natator depressus isolate rNatDep1 chromosome 18, rNatDep2.hap1, whole genome shotgun sequence genomic DNA contains:
- the CORT gene encoding cortistatin: protein MQLVASLVSVLLVAWSVRASALPGEERAAVASSREQTKARKDMILKMLVGLLDGMDTGREAASTDFEEPPESKLEEERLALGRLSQRDRKAPCKNFFWKTFTSC from the exons ATGCAGCTGGTGGCCAGCCTGGTGTCCGTGCTGCTGGTGGCGTGGAGCGTGAGAGCCAGCGCCTTGCCCGGAGAGGAGAGAGCCGCCGTGGCGAGCAGCAGG GAGCAGACCAAGGCCCGGAAGGACATGATCCTGAAGATGCTGGTGGGTCTCCTGGATGGGATGGACACAGGGCGCGAGGcagcttccactgactttgaAGAGCCCCCGGAGAGCAAATTGGAAGAGGAGCGGCTGGCTTTGGGGCGGCTATCACAGCGAGACCGCAAAGCCCCCTGTAAAAACTTCTTCTGGAAAACCTTCACTTCCTGCTAA